A stretch of Brassica napus cultivar Da-Ae chromosome C6, Da-Ae, whole genome shotgun sequence DNA encodes these proteins:
- the LOC106357344 gene encoding RHOMBOID-like protein 8 isoform X1 has translation MEVTTEPPKTQIDEASSHRNLSFSTPIAGDPSSDKLPFFRHRSRQIKRDTWLVSVFVLLQIVAFAVTMGVNDCSRNSNDHCAARLLGRFSFQPLSENPMLGPSASTFQHMGGLYWNALVEKHEIWRVLTSPWLHSGLFHLLINLGSLIFVGIFMEQRYGPLRIAVIYFLSGIVGSLFAVLFVRNIPSICSGAAFFGLIGAMLSALARNWNLYTSKVSALVIIITISTVNFLIGFLPYIDNFANIGGFISGFVLGLVLLFTPQLRQDPPPPHKGKLFEDDMRSSTRLKEMFDRPVLRIVCLVLFCGILAGVLIAACWGVNLNRYCNWCRYVDCVPTRKWSCSDMTTSCEAMVSDAQLTLTCMANGKFRIFPYTNISQARTQDLCTLVCT, from the exons ATGGAGGTTACGACGGAGCCGCCGAAGACGCAGATCGATGAAGCATCATCTCATCGCAACCTCTCGTTTTCCACTCCCATCGCCGGCGATCCAAGCTCCGACAAACTCCCCTTCTTCCGCCACCGCTCCCGGCAGATCAAGCGCGACACGTGGCTCGTCTCCGTCTTCGTGCTTCTCCAGATCGTCGCCTTCGCGGTGACTATGGGAGTCAACGACTGCTCCAGAAACTCTAACGATCACTGCGCCGCCAGATTACTCGGCCGATTCTCTTTCCAGCCTCTCTCCGAGAATCCTATGCTCGGTCCCTCCGCTTCTAC CTTCCAACACATGGGAGGTCTTTACTGGAATGCTCTGGTTGAGAAACATGAGATTTGGCGTGTGTTGACGTCTCCCTGGCTGCACAGCGGCTTGTTTCATCTTCTGATAAATCTTGGGAGCTTGATTTTCGTTGGGATATTCATGGAGCAGCGATATGGACCAT TGAGGATTGCAGTGATATACTTTCTCTCTGGCATTGTGGGAAGTCTCTTCGCTGTGTTGTTTGTTCGAAACATCCCTTCAATCTGTTCCGGTGCTGCTTTCTTTGGATTGATTGGAGCTATGCTTTCTGCACTTGCAAGGAACTGGAATCTATATACCTCCAAG GTTTCAGCATTAGTGATAATAATCACTATCTCCACAGTCAATTTCCTGATCGGCTTTCTTCCTTACATAGACAACTTTGCGAATATTGGTGGTTTCATATCAGGATTCGTTCTTGGACTTGTGCTGTTATTCACCCCACAGCTGAGACAGGACCCTCCTCCACCTCACAAGGGAAAACTGTTTGAAGATGATATGAGAAGCTCCACAAGGCTTAAAGAAATGTTTGACAGGCCGGTGTTAAGGATTGTGTGTCTGGTCTTGTTCTGTGGAAT ACTTGCTGGTGTTCTAATAGCAGCCTGCTGGGGCGTTAATCTCAACCGCTACTGCAATTGGTGTCGCTATGTTGACTGTGTTCCAACCAGGAAATGGAGCTGCAGCGACATGACTACTTCCTGCGAG GCAATGGTGAGTGATGCTCAGCTAACACTAACGTGTATGGCCAATGGAAAGTTCCGGATATTCCCTTACACCAACATATCACAAGCCAGGACACAAGACCTCTGCACGCTCGTCTGCACTTAA
- the LOC106357344 gene encoding RHOMBOID-like protein 8 isoform X2, producing MEVTTEPPKTQIDEASSHRNLSFSTPIAGDPSSDKLPFFRHRSRQIKRDTWLVSVFVLLQIVAFAVTMGVNDCSRNSNDHCAARLLGRFSFQPLSENPMLGPSASTFQHMGGLYWNALVEKHEIWRVLTSPWLHSGLFHLLINLGSLIFVGIFMEQRYGPLRIAVIYFLSGIVGSLFAVLFVRNIPSICSGAAFFGLIGAMLSALARNWNLYTSKVSALVIIITISTVNFLIGFLPYIDNFANIGGFISGFVLGLVLLFTPQLRQDPPPPHKGKLFEDDMRSSTRLKEMFDRPVLRIVCLVLFCGILAGVLIAACWGVNLNRYCNWCRYVDCVPTRKWSCSDMTTSCEFNICEFDRQW from the exons ATGGAGGTTACGACGGAGCCGCCGAAGACGCAGATCGATGAAGCATCATCTCATCGCAACCTCTCGTTTTCCACTCCCATCGCCGGCGATCCAAGCTCCGACAAACTCCCCTTCTTCCGCCACCGCTCCCGGCAGATCAAGCGCGACACGTGGCTCGTCTCCGTCTTCGTGCTTCTCCAGATCGTCGCCTTCGCGGTGACTATGGGAGTCAACGACTGCTCCAGAAACTCTAACGATCACTGCGCCGCCAGATTACTCGGCCGATTCTCTTTCCAGCCTCTCTCCGAGAATCCTATGCTCGGTCCCTCCGCTTCTAC CTTCCAACACATGGGAGGTCTTTACTGGAATGCTCTGGTTGAGAAACATGAGATTTGGCGTGTGTTGACGTCTCCCTGGCTGCACAGCGGCTTGTTTCATCTTCTGATAAATCTTGGGAGCTTGATTTTCGTTGGGATATTCATGGAGCAGCGATATGGACCAT TGAGGATTGCAGTGATATACTTTCTCTCTGGCATTGTGGGAAGTCTCTTCGCTGTGTTGTTTGTTCGAAACATCCCTTCAATCTGTTCCGGTGCTGCTTTCTTTGGATTGATTGGAGCTATGCTTTCTGCACTTGCAAGGAACTGGAATCTATATACCTCCAAG GTTTCAGCATTAGTGATAATAATCACTATCTCCACAGTCAATTTCCTGATCGGCTTTCTTCCTTACATAGACAACTTTGCGAATATTGGTGGTTTCATATCAGGATTCGTTCTTGGACTTGTGCTGTTATTCACCCCACAGCTGAGACAGGACCCTCCTCCACCTCACAAGGGAAAACTGTTTGAAGATGATATGAGAAGCTCCACAAGGCTTAAAGAAATGTTTGACAGGCCGGTGTTAAGGATTGTGTGTCTGGTCTTGTTCTGTGGAAT ACTTGCTGGTGTTCTAATAGCAGCCTGCTGGGGCGTTAATCTCAACCGCTACTGCAATTGGTGTCGCTATGTTGACTGTGTTCCAACCAGGAAATGGAGCTGCAGCGACATGACTACTTCCTGCGAG TTCAATATATGTGAATTTGACAGGCAATGGTGA